Within Dermacentor albipictus isolate Rhodes 1998 colony chromosome 3, USDA_Dalb.pri_finalv2, whole genome shotgun sequence, the genomic segment TCGGTGCGAGAACAATAAAATCGACGTGCGCTCACTACTCTGCAACGTCACAAGTGCAAACAaggtcgcgtttttttttcttctcttgttgCCGTGGTTActacctctgccttccatgtcgCAAGCGGGAAAGAAGTAATCCTGTGCCGAGTTCTTGTTGCCCGCAACACGCAATGTGCATGCAGCGCGATGGTGCGCTCTTATCCCGACCGTGCGAGCACGAAAGAGAGGGGCACATTTTTATTGtttgcttcttccttcttttaattttcttttcgcTCCCTTCGTAATTACTTTAGGCAATTATGCGGAGACCTTCGCCCATGAAGAGGGGTGAGAGAACCGAGACAAGTGCTGACTTTGAATTTTTAAGTGTGGAAGCTGGACCTTAAGCGAGCCTGAACAAGGTACATAATGTGCTGTGCTTAACCTTTTTTTGTGTGGATTTTGTAAGCCTATGTTCCCACTCACTACCCCCCGGATCTTGTTCTATCTGTTATTTCTTGCCTAGCTGATGTTGCGAGAAAATAAAGCGAAAGTGTTTAACTATGCACTGGCTCTAACAGAAGAAAGGTGATTAAACGGAACGAAGGACAAAACAGCAGGGGCGCTGGAAGCACATTTTAACGCTACAGTGAAAACTAAACGTACGTTGCGAGTCTATCGAGGAATAAAAATCGTCAAGATCGTGGTATATATAGAGACATTTAGATCCATTTCGGAGTTTTCATGGGTGGAtgtagaaagaaaggaaagagaatgAATGAGTTCTGGGACTTCAcacgccaaaaccatgatttgattatgaggcacgccgtagtggggtggggcgcggggggggggggggggactccggattaattttgaccacgaggggatctttgacgtgcccccaatgcacgggtgTATGatagaatgataggtgtaacgttaagggataagaaaagagcagattgggtgagggaacaaacacaagttaatgacatcttagttgaaatcaagaaaacgaaatgggcatgggtaggacatgtaatgaggagggaagataaccgatggtcattaagggttacggaatggatttcaagggaagggaagcgtagcagagggcggcagaaagttaggtgggcgacgagattaagaagtttgcaggcatggcatggccacaatcagtacatgaccggggttgttggagaagtatgggagaggcctttgccttgcagtgggcgtaaccaggctgctgctgctgctgatgatgatgatgatgatgacgacgtcgacgacgacgacgacgacgacgacgacgacgatgatgatgatgatgatgatgatgatgatgatgaatgcacgggacacggccATTGTTGGATGTCGCCCTCagcgaaaggcggccgccgcggccggagtTTGATTCcgtgacctcgggcttagcagcgcaacgccattgcCGCTAAACCACCGCGGCGGGTTAAAATGACAGAGCCTTCAACGAGTGTACATTACACTATCCGAATCGAGTGCGACCGAACATAAAAGAATGGGCGCCTTTTTAATTACATTTTACAATCCTTTAGTTACTGCGCGTGCGAAGTTAGCATGATTCTAACTAGGCTGCGAGAATGTGAGACAACAACGATattgaagtcgaggttttgacggaagcccgtctgatcgggaggcatcatgaagaaggggaaaaacaaggacaccgaccactgaatgaatacgtCAATACGTATTcgttcagtggtcggtgtccttctttttacccttcttcaagAACGATATTCAATTCACATTTGCGGCTGACCACAAATGCTTGTGAACAGTGGATACTGTGAAAAACGTTATATTTTCGAGCATTTTGCGGCCGTATATAGCCGTTAGAACTGTACTGTACTATACTGTTCACGTACACTAATAGTGACTGGAAATCGGAATACCAGAGTGCATTCCTGGGCAGCGGAGATATCaagcttctgttttttttctcagatctcgAGATCCGTGAATTTTATTGACGGCATCTGTTCCGTGTCGTATGCAATAGACCTGGCATGGCGGCTCATTAGCTGTGATGTTCTTCTATCAGCACCGCGTGATAGGCGTGTGTGGGTGGCGACGCGCGCCGGACAAGTGCCTATACATACATCGCAAGTGTGTATGGTTCGCTGTAAACTATCATTGTCATGCGCACACgctctattttttttcctttcctcctttttATACGTAGGGCAGTAGACCACAGAAGAAAGCCCTGCTGGTAGACGACATTGGGTTTGTTATATTTTCGTATATCTGTGTACGCGATGCCGCTAGTTCAATTGCTGCGAGCGCCGGCGGCACTCATTGATATCGATGAATGATGCTTGTGTGCCGCTGGAGCCTTGGGCGCGCATGTCCCAGCAAATATAGATATGGAACGGATATGGAACATGTTCATAATGAACACGAAGTCTATATGACATACCTTTATATCACACTTCGGTGCACTGGTTCACTGTAACCCATCTTGTGATATTGTTCATTTTGTGCTATTTTTCATTACAGGCGAATCATCTTTGCGTCTTCATCGGATATTTAGTTGTTTGAGCAAGAAACATGCATTGCGAGGTGGTAGATTTATATACACTGCTTTGTTAAAAAGTTATATAAGTATTATAAGACGCTGCAGATGTGTAAAAAATGTGGGGAGTCTATTTTTATTGCTGGTTTGGGAGAGCTTCTATGCGGTTGCAATGCAGAAGTGTTCTACACTAGTGATGTAAGTGCGAGGTGGAATTTTTTATATGGCAAACTTTTTAAAACCTACAAGATTTACTTGAATTACGCCGCTAAAGATAATTTATGTGGCCAGGCGGACATTATCTGGAAGAAAGGACCAAGGCAATTTATTCGCTAGATAAAAGTAATCGCATTATTACGTTTCAATGATAAATGTTACGGCACTTCCCTTTAAATGAAATGTTGACAGGAAACGGTATAAATGTCTAATTGCGGGTTTTTGCATTTCGATAGGGTAACGTATGTCAAAATCACTGGCGTCAAGTTATTCGTTCAAATCACGTGATAACGCACGCGGCACCTCGATGCGCGGCTCTCTCTCCAACCTATGTGTGACGTGAAAAGCCTGGCGCAAAATGAAGCTGCCGTCTTGTGTCTTTCCTAGAACGAGCTGATTCCGGTTGGCGCTTCGCGAAACTCCTGATTGGACGAACAGTCCGACCTCCAGTAATCCAGTTATTATACCGTGATTTCATTCGGGGCTGGGCGACTACACCACGATGTTTATCTCTGATAATTTTTTAAAGGGCCCCGGAGCACTTTGTGAACGTTGTAAGGAAACGTTGTCGATCTGTTGCAGGGGCTagtgtgaacatgtgagccaactACAACTGCACTGCGCGCAGCAGGGCATTTACAATTCCTTGTcaaacacacgaaaaaaaaaacccttgccccccccccccccctttcacaaTGCTGTCACCCATCAATCGGCAGGACCTCTTGGTGTGCCGGACACCTGGACGTACTAATTTTAGTTAAATAAAGGAATATAGTGAAACGTGCGAGCAGAGTTCGgctgaagatatatatatatatatatatatatatatatacgagaagaaagaaagaaagggggttaaccgacggacctgatttttattaaccatatcataagaagccaacaaacattgacacaaaggacaacataggggaaattacttgtacttactaactgaagtaaagaaatggtaaattaatggcaaaaattaaaatgaagtgaaatgatTTTCAGTCTTTATGAGatcgcagatatatatatatatatatatatatatatatatatatatatatatatatatatatatatatatatatatatatatatatatatatatatatatatatatgcatgcgcgATCTGATTTCACCTGTGGACtatgcgcgtggcctccgagatttcagCGGCTTGCTGCGTAGCATAGTCCACCACTGAGTATATGTTGCACGCCATAAGACTGAGGAGATATGACAGCCGTACAATATTTTTGGAAAGGAAGCAGTCGACGCCACTTTCCCGAGCAATCAAGTGGTTTTGGCTTTGCTGCCAAAGACCTTCATTCTTGTTTCAGGTTACAGCACCTTCGTGTTTGTTTTTCGAGCTAAGCATGAGTGACGTGATTCCGTATTGCCCATATACCATTCATAGTGAATCGTAGTACAACAAACGAAATCGCTTTCAGTACTATTTTGAAGAGATGATGAATTCCGAAGATGCCGACTGAAACAATAATGGATATGATGGTAGCAAGAATACCAGCAAGACTTTTTTGATACACACTGCTTCACTATCTACCAGCATTACACTAGAAAATGCAATGCTTCTACTAAAGAGCCAAGTTAAAAACGAAGTTATCACTCGTTACTGGGCTTGCTATGCCATGTATAGTTTATGCAGAACCATGACAAGGAACACAAGCTCTTTTTGCACAGCTCTGGTCCTAAATAAGCATGGGATTCAATTGAATACAAATGTCGTAATGCACAACAACGCATTTAAACAAATTTTGCGCGAGATTGGTTCATTGATGTGTTTAATAACAATTCAAATATTCTGGGTGTTTTACATCAATATATGTTTATGCAGTCAATGCGGGATTTATGACACCTCAAAAGACCAGTGCAAGAAATGAAATTAATTTTTAAAATGCACAAGGAGACGTTTCGTATAACGCAAGACGGTGAAATTTGGCAGTGCTTGTGGCCCGACGCTGACTTCAAACCAGGTGCTCCACTATTACAAATTAAGTGCAGAAAGACTTCATCAATATCTCGCCTCCCACCCCCACATTTCTTTCGCATAGTGTATTCTGCTGATGTGCTCACCGACACCGGTATCAACTTCCTCACAACATTAGTCTACGTACTCGGGCCCAACTATGCCTACAAAATTTAGGCTAAGTGTGTGCTTGTGCTCAAGGAATCACAAAAAACAGAGCCACTTATAGTTACTTGTTCCATGAAATCGTTACCACACATATACGGAGATAACCGGCTATACTGCTGTAAGCAACGTATTTTCTTCAGTTTGATGAAATAACGGAAACGTGAACTCCTCCTTTTTAGTTAAATTGTTAAGGCCTGTAGATAATTCCAGGAAATCTTATAACGCCTAGCAAAGCTTATAATAAATCAATTACTCTCACATCTGCTCATGGAAGCCTGTTCTTTGTTTCAGTGCTAAAATTAAGATTCAACGGCTTTCGCATCATAATCATCAAGCGTTCGTTGATGACATTTCATTATCAACGTGTAATCTGCTTTTGTTTTTATACATCAGCTGGCGCAATTTATTGTTCTTTGCGAAGTGCATCGCAGCCATTTGTGGTCAAACGCACGTGAACGCTACCAGATCCAATATCTTTTCGGGTAACGTAAGCTTTTACGTAAAAATTGACAAACAAACACAGTATTAGGAATGTCTGCAGGTTGGCTATGACAATCAGGTGTCTTGGAAATCCACACTCAACGAACAGTGGTATCGACATGTGAGTTATGGAGAGCACAAATTGGACAATCTGGAGTCTCGTCAGGTACTTCTTCCACCAGAGGTATTTCCTCACAGCCGGTCCCATAGTTGCCAGCAGATAGTAGGTGTACATGATGATGTGCACGAACACGTTGAGACCGAGGCCGAACGCCGGTTGTCCCTCAGGGGCGTATAGAGACCAGTACCAGATGTTTATCGTGACGATGGTGTGGTGAATGACATGCAGGTGAGTGATGTGAGTGAACTTCTTACGGCGCACGAAGAACACCGTGTCCAAGTGATCGGCATAGCGTGCTGCAATGAAGAACCAGCCGTACTTGTAATAGCGTGCCATCTCTTCGTCCATGTAGCCAGTGATACCCTGACACCACAAGCTGTAGCGGCCTCCAGGAAGGTACGTGAACTTGAGGAGCAGGTAAAG encodes:
- the LOC135898701 gene encoding very long chain fatty acid elongase AAEL008004-like; protein product: MLTLVLAPVRYLWEVYEKGDPRTKNYPLVLNPLFVFPFLAGYLYFVKVAGPRWMTNKEPYRIINLIRFHNAFMVVASAWFLYLLLKFTYLPGGRYSLWCQGITGYMDEEMARYYKYGWFFIAARYADHLDTVFFVRRKKFTHITHLHVIHHTIVTINIWYWSLYAPEGQPAFGLGLNVFVHIIMYTYYLLATMGPAVRKYLWWKKYLTRLQIVQFVLSITHMSIPLFVECGFPRHLIVIANLQTFLILCLFVNFYVKAYVTRKDIGSGSVHVRLTTNGCDALRKEQ